GGGTCAGGTTGCCGGCATAGGTGCTGGCTGCCGCCAACAACATCCCGGTCCGAGGCGAGGCCCCTGGCAAGGAATAGAGCGGTCGAAAGAGCATCACCGCTGGCACATTGCTGACTAAATTGCTCAGCACCGCTGTGGTTGCGGTCAACACGGCGGGGTCATTTAACCGTCGGGCACCGACCAAATGCAACAGGTGCTGGTGAAAATTGGTGGTCTCAGCCCCTCCGACGACGATGAACAGCCCGGCGAACATCAAGAGCAGCGTATAATCGACCTGATCGTAAATCCGCCCCAGTGGGCTGTGGCCAATCAGCAACACGATCGAGGCTGCGCTCAAAGCGACCAGGTCGGTGCGATAGCCGAGGGCAAACCCCACCAGCGCGCCCAGCGCTATCAAACTGGATTTGAGCGCCAGTAATCGGCTTGCCACCCGCGGCCGATCATTCGCGCGCGGCTTGCACTTCTGCCTCAAGCGGGAGCGGTAAACTACGGCCATCACGAAGAAATCGAGGATCAGACCAACCACCGCCGTGGGACCGACATGGCTGAGAAAGCTGACATACCTGAGCTTGGCAAACCCGGCTACGATCATGTTTTGCGGGTTCCCGGTGATGGTGGCCGCCGATCCAATGTTGGTGGCGGTCGCCAGCCCCACCAACAGGGGCACGGCGTCAATCCCGGTATCGGCGGCGATACCATTGAGCACCGGCGCCAAAATCAAGCAGACCACGTCGTTGACGAAAAACGCCGCTAGCACACCCGAAACGGCGATAATCATGGCTAGCAAGCCGTAACCGGTGCGCGCACGCCGAAATACCGTGTCGGCGATATAGGCAAAAACGCCCGACTGGCGTAAATCGGCCACCAGGATCATCATCCCCAACAGCAGCCCCAAGGTATGAAAATCGACGGCCTGGCGGGCCGCACCCTCCGACAGAGTTCCAGTCAAAACCATCGCGATCGCCCCCACCATCGCGGCGCCCGTGCGATCCAGGCGCACATAGGGTAACCTGCCCAGCGCCAAGGCCAGGTAGGTCAGGACGAAAATTGTCAAGGGCAAGGCGCCGGTAGTGCTCATCGCGATCGACTTGATTCCCCAGCTCGAAGTCACCCAGGATAAGCGTCACAGGCCCCAGTTGGAACAGTTACGAGGCCAAACAGCGATGCCAGGGGCGGAACAGCAGAGGAAGGGTTGCGTTCAAGATGACGGCGGGCGGCAGGTGGCTTAGAGGCAAAGCTAGCGCAATGGTCGGGATTCTAACCCTTGCAAGCTGCGCCCGAAGCGGGCCGCGCCAAGCCGCTCAGCAGTATTTGCTGGCGCTGAAAACCGGCGCCACCGCACGCTGCTACGCGATGGTTAGCGAGCCAGAGCGAGACAAGCTCACTGAGCACGCATTTTCCTCCGCGCCACCTCTGGCCCCTGACGTTCCCGCGCGTTGGTTCGGGCCGCTTGAACGGGTCACCCAGTATCGCAGCGAGCCCAGTCGAATGGTGCGCGGGATGGTGGTCGTTCCAGTAGCGATTACCACCCCTAATCTCGTTCTCTGGCAGCGCATGCTAGCCAATGACGGACCCCCGACGACGGGTTTGATTGAAGAGCAACTGAACAACCAGCGCTATCCGTTGCTGTCCTACACCGATTTCATGGTGATGGTAAAAGAACATCATCGATGGCATCTGGTGGGAGGCTTCCCGATCCAGGCGCGCGCGGCGCAATTGCGCCAGCAAGCGGTTTTGGCCTATCACAACTACGACTTCGCGCGCGCCGCCGCGTTATACCATCAGATCCTGGCCCTGCTGACCGAAGCACCCTTCAGCGGCAGCCAGGGTTTGGCCCTGCGCTATCAACGGGAATCGAGTTTAGTGGAAAAGGCCCGCACTCAGCGGGGGCAGGCGCAACGTTATCTGGGAAGGCTGAAAGTCACCCAAGTCACACGCCAACCCACGAGCGCTGGTCAGGCCGGCATCTTCGGCGTGATCATCAACCAGGGTCAGCGCTCGATCGACCAGCTCAAGCTGCGGGTCACCTTTTATAACGCCGTGGCAGGAGCACCCACGGCAATTTATTATGAAGACCACACGCCGTTGGCGGTGCCGTTGGGATTTGTGGACTTCAATCCTGTATCGTCACCCTTGCGTCCGGCAGGTCGGCTTGCTTTCGGCTTGGCCTTGCACGCACCCGCGGATATCCAAGCGGGAGCGCGCGTGGTGGTAACGCCAGTGGATTTGATTTTCTCCGCCGATGACGGCCCGCCGCCCAAACTGGCTGCGTATCAGGAGCGGGCTCCAAACGTCCCACCCCCTTCCGCTAACCCGCTGGCGGTCGATCATCCTAGCCCCCAGCTAACACATCGCCTCCATCATCATCGTCACCACCGCCGCGCGCGCCATCACCTGCGATGACCATTACGCTGGCGATTCCGACCCATAACCGGGCATCGTCGCTGGCTCGCGCATTGGCCAGCCTTGGCGAGTTGGACCGTGCGGCCGCGGATACCATCGAATGTCTGGTGATCGACAACCACTCCACCGACGCAACCGCGGCCGTGGTCGAGGACTTCGCGCGTCGCGCGCCCTTTGCAACCCGGCGGATCTACGAGCCCCGCCAGGGCTCCAGCTTTGCCCGCAACCGCGCCGCACGCGAAGCCCAAGGCGCGGTTGTCCTCTATATTGACGACGATGTGCTGGTCGAGCGCGGATGGCTGCGGGCCATGGTGACGGCGCTGAACGAGTGCGAACTGGATGTGGCCTGTGGCTTGGTGCTACCCCGCTGGGAAGTCCCCCCGCCCTCCTGGCTGGGCCCTGAACTATATGGCAAGCTAGCCATCCATGAGCCTGCACTGAGCGACCCAAATAGACCGCGGCCTGCTCCGCTGCCCCTGCTCTACAGCGCCAATCTGGCGATGCGGCGGGATTGCTTCACGCGCTTTGGTTATTTCCGCGAAGACTTGGGGGTGTTCGGCGGTCATCCGGTCGGCTGCGAGGACAGCGAGCTTTTCGCCCGCATTATCCGGGCCGGAGGCAAAGTGGACCTAGTAACGCAAGCCGTGGCCTATCACATGATTGGGCCCGAGCGGCTGGCGCCCTCATACCTGCGCAAAAAGAGCTTCAGCTATGGCTTGGGCAGCGCGATCCAGGGAGGCCCGACTCACAACCGGCTGGACAAGCTCGCACGCAACCTAACTCGGATGGTCGCAGCAAGCTTGCGCGGCCGGCCATCGGCCGCCCTTAGCCATCAAATGGAGTGTTTCAACTATTTGGGCTACTGGTACGGCCGCTGGCTAATGCTCAAGCAGGCGCTAAGCCGGCAACCGCCGGCTTGAGCTCGATACGGTAAATCATTGCAACTTCTGTAGCTGGGGCGCGATTACATCTTGAAGCTCCTACCTGCCGTGCCGTGCTTAACAAACCCGCGTTTACTCTAATGCAGAGAGCTGACATCAGCTAACGCCCGATTTCTCCGCAACCAGGGCCAGTACTCCTGAATAGAGCAAAAGGCGAGTGGCGCCGGCGACCGGGCCTATTTCGAACCCGCTGAAAAACCCGGCGATCGGAAGCTCCGGAAACTGGCGCGAGATGTAAGCGCTGTCATGGTCGGGAATAGAATACAAGGCGCTGCCGCGAGCCATGCAATCGACATAAATACCGAAGGCCGGCGGTTGCACCTGAGCATCCTGCAAGCTCGCCAGAGTCAGCTTCAAGTCCTCGCGTGCACCTTCGGCGTCACGTAGAGCAAAGCCCACCAGCTCACCCAAACGCGGCCGATAGCCGGCGGCGACGACGCCATGGCGCTCATCAAAGCCCGATAAATTGCGGACCAGGTAGCGGCCGTGCTCAAGTCCAGTGGCGTCGAGATCCAGCGCGGTGGCCAGATAGACCACGGCGGCGGCACGCTCGAGATCCTCGCCCAAGGGACCGAACATCTGCTTGAACACGGTCAGCGCGGGCTGGTGGTCCAGCTCGATGAGGATATTATCGCGCGCCGCGGTGACGCGAAGTGGGCGACCGATCAGCCGGCAGCCCAGGGCCGAACCGGTATTTATTTTCAACTCGCCCGTTAATAACAATCCGCTGACCGCGTTGTTGCTGACCGCATTGCCGCAAAATACCGCCGTCTCGCCCAGCGAGCCGTCCTCGCTGGCCCCACCACCCATAATCACAACCCCAGGGAGCTCCTGCTCCAAAGTTGCAATAAAGGACTGGGGTTCAACGTTATAGGTATCTGGAAAGACGCAAAGCAAATTATTTTTGCCCATAGCCGCACCCGCCTGCGCCGCCAGCTCGCGAGCCGCCGCCACGGAACGCCCCTTGAGGCTGGGTACGAACAGGCGCTGGGCGCCCAGACGATCGCCGCTTATCGCCAGCAGCGCCAGTGCCGGACCCCGCTCTATTTCACGCCCTGCCGCCAGCACGCCGCGTGCGCTACACCCCACCACCGTGTCGGTGCCCAAATGTTGTGACAGCAGGCGCACGATCTCGCCGTAGGCGGCGGCGTAAGCGCTGCTAACAAAGCAAATCGCGGCCTGGGCCTGCGCCACTCCAGCTTGGCTTAGGGCCATCGCGGTCGCTTCGCGGGCGGCGTCGCGCGGCTGGCGGGCGGTGGAAAATCCGGCTCCTGCACGCAGCATCTCAGCTCAGCCTCCCTTGCCGCCCAGGATTTGCAGCAGTACGAACATCCGCTGAACACCCGCGCGCAGGTCCGCGATCGCCAGATGCTCGTTGGCACCATGCACGCCGTGGGCTTCGTCAGCACGCAGCGGAATGGGAACGAAGCCGTAGGCCACCAAGCCATGCTCGCGAAAATAGTGACAATCGTTGAAGCCGTTGGTCATCATCGGTGCCAGCACTGCGCCCTTATCCATTCTATGCGCCAAAAGCCTAATGGCTTCCATCAACGGCGAGTGCTCAGGCGAGCTTACACTGGGATAATTCAACGTGCTTTCGACCTTCACTCCGTTGTCGGCGATAACCTCATGAACAATCCTGATAAAGTCTTTGGGACTGCTACCTGGCAACAGGCGACAATCTAGATCGGCGGTCGCCGTGGCTGGGACCACATTGGTCTTATAGCCTGCGTTGATCACTGTAGGTGTAATCGTGTTTCGTACCAGCGCGCTTTGGAACGGCACCGAGAGAAATTGGCGGGCGAAATCAGGATCCTTCTGCAAGGCCTGGCGCAGCTTGGCCGCGCCAGGAGGTAGCTGGTCAATGGCAGCCAACTTGGCGAAATAGCGCTGGACCACCGGCAGAACCTTAATCGGCGCGTTGTCGTTGTAAGCAATCAGCTTAGCGAGCGCCATGACGATTCGAGTCACCGCCGAATGGCGGGGCGGCACCGCGCCATGGCTCGGACTGTCACTGACCGTCAGATGGAGCCACAGTGGGCTTTTTTCAACCACCCCTACCGCATACAGCTTGTGGCCGTCTTTGTAGTCGCGGATCCCACCCCCTTCGTTAAGCACGTAGCCCGCGTCGCCATAGAGCTCGGGCTCGTGATTAACCAACCATCCCACGCCCATCTTGCCACCGGCTTCTTCGTCGCCGGTGGCGATGAAAATGATGTCGCGGTCCAGCAGGATACGCGAGCGTTTAATCGTTAGCAGCGCCATTAGCTCGACCACTCCTGGTCCCTTGTCGTCCAGCGCCCCGCGCCCCCAGATCTGACCGCTTCTAACCACCCCGGCAAAGGGCGGCTCAGACCAGTCCTTGGCGACCGCCGCCACAACGTCCATGTGGCTGAGCAAAATGACCGCTTTGCGATGGCGCCCGACGCCGCGCAACCGTGCGGCCACGATGCCGCGGCCCGGGGCGGGCTGGAAGACCACGGCGGGAATGCCGGCCGCCAAAAATTGCTCGCGCAAAAATCGCGCCGCCGCCAACTCATTACCTGGCGGATTGGTGGTGTCGATCTGAATGTATTTGGAAAGTAACGTGGTGGCTTCCGCGGCAATGGCATCCCAATTGATCGGCTTGGCGCTCTGCGCCCATCCGGGACTAGCCACCAGGGTCAGCAGGATAAGCAGCAACACAATTCGACCTGCTCGAGGGCAACCCAGGTAGTCAGCTAACGGCACGCCCGCACAGGCGATCTTGGGCTTGATCGTGGACAAGCCAAAATATGGTCTGGAGTTCATCGAATGTAGACGCTCTTTCTTGCTTGAGACTAGCCGGTGGCGGTCCCGGCACATTTTAGCGCCGATTGTTGGCGCGCGGGCCGCCGTTTGCAATCATTGCGCTTGCGGCGCAAGCTGCTGGGCCTCAAGTCCGGGGTGGGCCAGGAACCCAGGAACAGGTGGAGTACAAAGGCAGGGCAAAACTTGACACCGGCACCTCGGGGGCGAGCTCTGCTCCGCCAGCGGCGTC
The window above is part of the Candidatus Binataceae bacterium genome. Proteins encoded here:
- a CDS encoding glycosyltransferase; this translates as MTITLAIPTHNRASSLARALASLGELDRAAADTIECLVIDNHSTDATAAVVEDFARRAPFATRRIYEPRQGSSFARNRAAREAQGAVVLYIDDDVLVERGWLRAMVTALNECELDVACGLVLPRWEVPPPSWLGPELYGKLAIHEPALSDPNRPRPAPLPLLYSANLAMRRDCFTRFGYFREDLGVFGGHPVGCEDSELFARIIRAGGKVDLVTQAVAYHMIGPERLAPSYLRKKSFSYGLGSAIQGGPTHNRLDKLARNLTRMVAASLRGRPSAALSHQMECFNYLGYWYGRWLMLKQALSRQPPA
- a CDS encoding FIST N-terminal domain-containing protein; translation: MLRAGAGFSTARQPRDAAREATAMALSQAGVAQAQAAICFVSSAYAAAYGEIVRLLSQHLGTDTVVGCSARGVLAAGREIERGPALALLAISGDRLGAQRLFVPSLKGRSVAAARELAAQAGAAMGKNNLLCVFPDTYNVEPQSFIATLEQELPGVVIMGGGASEDGSLGETAVFCGNAVSNNAVSGLLLTGELKINTGSALGCRLIGRPLRVTAARDNILIELDHQPALTVFKQMFGPLGEDLERAAAVVYLATALDLDATGLEHGRYLVRNLSGFDERHGVVAAGYRPRLGELVGFALRDAEGAREDLKLTLASLQDAQVQPPAFGIYVDCMARGSALYSIPDHDSAYISRQFPELPIAGFFSGFEIGPVAGATRLLLYSGVLALVAEKSGVS
- a CDS encoding anion transporter, producing MTSSWGIKSIAMSTTGALPLTIFVLTYLALALGRLPYVRLDRTGAAMVGAIAMVLTGTLSEGAARQAVDFHTLGLLLGMMILVADLRQSGVFAYIADTVFRRARTGYGLLAMIIAVSGVLAAFFVNDVVCLILAPVLNGIAADTGIDAVPLLVGLATATNIGSAATITGNPQNMIVAGFAKLRYVSFLSHVGPTAVVGLILDFFVMAVVYRSRLRQKCKPRANDRPRVASRLLALKSSLIALGALVGFALGYRTDLVALSAASIVLLIGHSPLGRIYDQVDYTLLLMFAGLFIVVGGAETTNFHQHLLHLVGARRLNDPAVLTATTAVLSNLVSNVPAVMLFRPLYSLPGASPRTGMLLAAASTYAGNLTLLGSVANLIVVENARAHNVHLSFSEHLKVGLPITLLTLVLATVMVR
- a CDS encoding M20/M25/M40 family metallo-hydrolase; the encoded protein is MNSRPYFGLSTIKPKIACAGVPLADYLGCPRAGRIVLLLILLTLVASPGWAQSAKPINWDAIAAEATTLLSKYIQIDTTNPPGNELAAARFLREQFLAAGIPAVVFQPAPGRGIVAARLRGVGRHRKAVILLSHMDVVAAVAKDWSEPPFAGVVRSGQIWGRGALDDKGPGVVELMALLTIKRSRILLDRDIIFIATGDEEAGGKMGVGWLVNHEPELYGDAGYVLNEGGGIRDYKDGHKLYAVGVVEKSPLWLHLTVSDSPSHGAVPPRHSAVTRIVMALAKLIAYNDNAPIKVLPVVQRYFAKLAAIDQLPPGAAKLRQALQKDPDFARQFLSVPFQSALVRNTITPTVINAGYKTNVVPATATADLDCRLLPGSSPKDFIRIVHEVIADNGVKVESTLNYPSVSSPEHSPLMEAIRLLAHRMDKGAVLAPMMTNGFNDCHYFREHGLVAYGFVPIPLRADEAHGVHGANEHLAIADLRAGVQRMFVLLQILGGKGG